Below is a genomic region from Planctomycetota bacterium.
ACTGATGGGCACGACGAAGCTCCGCGTCGCCCTGCTCGCGGTCGGTGCGTTCGCGGCGCTCTGCTGAGGTCAGGCGTCTTCGCGACGCCGGGCAAAGACGTGGAACTGGTGGCGAATCGGCTCGAACCCGAGTCGGCGGCACAGCGCGTCGCGGGCCTCTCGAAGCTCGGGCGCATCGACGCGAACCACGTCGCCCGACTCGGCATCGATCAGATAATCGCCCGGCTCACGCGGACCCGACGGATCGGCCACGCGCTCGAAGAAGCCGTGTCGACCGCCATCGAAGGTGATCTGGCGAATCAGCCCGGCTTCCTGAAGGTGGCCCAGCGTGCGGTAGACCGTTGCCCGACTGCCGGAAAGCCCGGCCTGGCGCAGATCTTCCGCGACGCCGTCAGCGTGGAAGAGCGTCTCGCGTCGCAGCACGGTGTCGAGGATCGCCGCCCGCTCGCGTGTGAACTTGAGCCCGCGACGGCGTAGGAACGAGCGGAACGTCGCACACGCCGGCGCGACTGATCGATCCGGCCCCTGCTTGTCCGGCAACCGCGGCAGCGGGTCGAGCTTCAGCACCGTCTTCGTCTGATCCGCCATGACACAAGCGTATCCGCGCAGAAGTTCGACCACTCCGTCATCCTGAGCGAGCGAAGCGAGTCGAAGGACCTCGTCTGACCATCGTCGCTGAATCACCGCGAGGTCCCTCGGCTTCTCTCGGGATGACGCGTGATGTCCGTAGCCTCACGGCGTGTTTCGTCGCGCGCTCGCTCATCTCCACGAAACGCTCGGCCCGGCAATGTTGGTGGTGGCGGGAACGACGCTCGTGGCGGCGGTGGCGTTGGTGGTGATGCCGACGCGTGACGCTGCCGATCAGCGGTTTTGGACGTTCGCCGCGACGCACGCCGAGGCCGCGGAGACGGCCAGCGGTGCGTTTCTGACCGAGACGGGCCGGTCGTACGACGTCACCGTCCTGCCAAGGCAGGCGATGGACCTTCGGCTGACGACGTCGCTCGACTCCGACTCGACCGCCCTTCCCGACGTGCTGCAGCTCGATGCGGCCGCGGCGACGAGGTTGCTCGATCGCGACGGCGGTGTGCCGTTCCTGCCGCTGGACGATCGACCGGAGCTGGCGGAAATCATCGCGGCCACCGTACCGAACCGCCTGGACCTCTGGCGTCGCGGCGGCCGGCTGTATGGCCTGTCGGTCGACGTCCACCCGGTTGCCCTCGCCTACCGCATCGACCTCTGGGCCGAGGCTGGCCTCGACCCGACGCAGGCG
It encodes:
- a CDS encoding transcriptional repressor — translated: MADQTKTVLKLDPLPRLPDKQGPDRSVAPACATFRSFLRRRGLKFTRERAAILDTVLRRETLFHADGVAEDLRQAGLSGSRATVYRTLGHLQEAGLIRQITFDGGRHGFFERVADPSGPREPGDYLIDAESGDVVRVDAPELREARDALCRRLGFEPIRHQFHVFARRREDA